In one Silene latifolia isolate original U9 population chromosome 10, ASM4854445v1, whole genome shotgun sequence genomic region, the following are encoded:
- the LOC141607571 gene encoding uncharacterized protein LOC141607571 — protein MDVVQVDELGTEDSFHFTLVYALNGVQERKMLWYKLGQFCSCISGSWIICGNFNIVLRPSERLGGQSTEEEMKDFHNCVDQCNVIDIAASRSFFTWNNEQEANTRVYIRLDRALVNYAWMVQKSDYYAHFHVEGAWQLLEFIQENFRTGPTNVELIVTEITAIKDYQELHKACDNFLLQKSKVVWLQEGDSNSKLFHSYIKRRHERNKVLRIADEHGSVVTDSEQIQNAFLPFYKQLLGKEDKVQAVNSQVVQRGAVYGYSSAFFKDAWIVAGADVGTMVGDFFRNGKLLKQVNHTFVTLIPKVEISDNVTQFRLANVLRSIISPNQGGFIKGRNIIGNILMMHALNFPAQFMKMIMECVTSTFYSLVLNGEPFGFFKGKKGLRQGDPLSPLLFTIAMEYMSRILHFTTEVLDFRFHSLCSKLKLQILMFADDLLQFSKGDKKFRADIDHIITILECVQGNLPFKYFGVPITAGKLGKKDCQVLVEKIVEDIRSSGARKILYAGNWHKEQKVGWARLIWNRECLPKHSFLCWLMFRNALNVKEKLFRYGVSENDKCCICFTGTKTVGHPFQQCSYTRLVIEGVFLHLHIPVPTGNSIIWIGRRKWTAFKKSMCFDGCHDWLLSCVAAKEFSQNRGSFTET, from the exons ATGGATGTAGTTCAAG TTGATGAGTTGGGTACTGAGGATTCCTTTCATTTTACTTTGGTTTATGCTTTAAATGGGGTCCAAGAGAGAAAAATGCTATGGTATAAATTAGGGCAGTTTTGTTCTTGCATTAGTGGGTCTTGGATCATTTGTGGGAACTTTAATATTGTTTTGAGACCAAGTGAAAGATTAGGAGGGCAATCAACTGAGGAAGAGATGAAAGATTTCCATAATTGTGTTGACCAATGTAATGTGATTGACATAGCTGCTTCAAGGTCATTCTTTACTTGGAATAATGAGCAGGAGGCCAATACTAGAGTATATATTAGATTGGATAGAGCATTGGTCAATTATGCTTGGATGGTGCAGAAGTCTGATTATTATGCTCATTTTCATGTGGAAGG AGCTTGGCAACTTTTGGAATTTATTCAAGAAAATTTCAGGACCGGTCCTACTAATGTTGAACTAATTGTTACTGAAATCACTGCAATCAAGGACTATCAGGAGCTGCACAAGGCTTGTGACAACTTTCTCTTGCAAAAATCAAAAGTTGTATGGCTGCAGGAAGGAGACAGCAACTCTAAATTATTTCATAGCTATATTAAAAGGAGACATGAAAGAAACAAAGTACTCAGGATTGCTGATGAGCATGGTAGTGTGGTTACTGATTCTGAGCAAATTCAAAATGCTTTCCTACCATTCTACAAACAATTACTAGGTAAGGAGGATAAGGTGCAGGCTGTTAATTCTCAGGTGGTGCAGAGAGGGGCTGTCT ATGGGTATTCAAGTGCATTTTTTAAAGATGCATGGATTGTTGCAGGAGCTGATGTGGGTACTATGGTTGGGGATTTTTTCAGGAATGGGAAGCTTCTTAAACAAGTTAATCATACCTTTGTCACTCTTATTCCCAAGGTTGAAATATCTGATAATGTTACTCAATTCAG ATTAGCTAATGTTCTACGAAGCATTATTAGCCCTAATCAAGGGGGGTTCATTAAGGGCAGAAATATTATTGGGAATATTCTT ATGATGCACGCCTTAAATTTCCCTGCCCAATTTATGAAGATGATCATGGAATGTGTAACCTCTACATTCTATTCTTTGGTACTAAATGGAGAGCCATTTGGTTTCTTTAAAGGGAAGAAAGGGTTAAGACAAGGAGACCCATTATCCCCTCTTTTGTTCACTATTGCAATGGAGTATATGTCTAGAATCTTGCATTTTACTACTGAAGTGCTTGACTTTAGATTTCACTCTTTATGTAGCAAACTGAAGCTACAAATActaatgtttgctgatgatctgtTACAGTTTTCTAAAGGGGATAAAAAATTT AGAGCTGACATAGACCATATAATTACTATTTTAGAGTGTGTTCAAGGCAATCTCCCATTCAAATACTTCGGTGTCCCTATCACTGCAGGGAAATTGGGTAAGAAAGATTGCCAGGTTTTGGTGGAGAAAATTGTTGAGGATATCAGATCTTCTGGTGCTAGGAAGATTTTATATGCTGGAAACTG GCATAAGGAGCAGAAAGTTGGTTGGGCTAGGCTCATCTGGAACAGGGAGTGCTTGCCTAAACATAGCTTCCTATGTTGGCTTATGTTTAGGAATGCACTGAATGTAAAGGAGAAATTATTCAGATATGGTGTGAGTGAGAATGATAAATGTTGTATCTGTTTTACAGGGACTAAGACTGTTGGTCATCCGTTTCAACAATGCAGTTATACCAGATTGGTTATAGAGGGTGTCTTTTTGCATCTGCACATACCAGTTCCTACTGGTAATAGTATTATTTGGATAGGCCGAAGGAAATGGACTGCATTCAAGAAGTCTATGTGTTTTGATGGTTGTCATGACTGGTTATTATCTTGTGTGGCAGCAAAGGAATTTAGCCAGAATAGAGGGAGTTTTACAGAGACATGA